The Acinonyx jubatus isolate Ajub_Pintada_27869175 chromosome D2, VMU_Ajub_asm_v1.0, whole genome shotgun sequence genome contains a region encoding:
- the UNC5B gene encoding netrin receptor UNC5B isoform X1 yields the protein MWARSGARGALLLALLLCWDPRLSQAGTDSGSEVLPDSFPSAPAEPLPHFLQEPQDAYIVKNKPVELRCRAFPATQIYFKCNGEWVSQNDHVMQEGLDEATGLRVREVQIEVSRQQVEELFGLEDYWCQCVAWSSAGTTKSRRAYVRIAYLRKNFDQEPLGKEVPLDQEVLLQCRPPEGVPVAEVEWLKNEDIIDPTQDTNFLLTIDHNLIIRQARLADTANYTCVAKNIVAKRRSTTAMVIVFVNGGWSSWAEWSPCSNRCGRGWQKRTRTCTNPAPLNGGAFCEGQAFQKTACTTVCPVDGAWTEWSKWSACSTECAHWRSRECMAPPPQNGGRDCSGTLLDSKNCTDGLCIQNKKTLSDPKSHLLETSGDVALYAGLVVSIFVVVGVVMVVGVVVYRRNCRDFDTDITDSSAALTGGFHPVNFKTARPNNPQLLHPSVPPDLTASAGIYRGPVYALQDSADKIPMTNSPLLDPLPSLKIKVYNSSTTGSGPGLSDGADLLGVLPPGTYSGDYTRDAHLLHLRSASLGSQQLLGLPRDPGSSVSGTFGCLGGRLSIPGTGVSLLVPNGAIPQGKFYEMYLLINKAENTLPLSEGTQTVLSPSVTCGPTGLLLCRPVILTVPHCAEVRAGDWIFQLKTQAHQGHWEEVVTLDEETLNTPCYCQLEARSCHILLDQLGTYVFTGESYSRSAVKRLQLAIFAPALCTSLEYSLRVYCLEDTPVALKEVLELERTLGGYLVEEPKPLLFKDSYHNLRLSLHDIPHAHWRSKLLAKYQEIPFYHIWSGNQKALHCTFTLERHSLASTELSCKICVRQVEGEGQICQLHTTLAETPAGSLDAFCSAPGSTVTTQLGPYAFKIPLSIRQKICNSLDAPNSRGNDWRLLAQKLSMDRYLNYFATKASPTGVILDLWEALQQDDGDLNSLASALEEMGKSEMLVAMATDGDC from the exons GCACTGATTCCGGCAGCGAGGTGCTCCCTGACTCCTTCCCCTCGGCGCCGGCTGagcccctgccccacttcctGCAGGAGCCACAGGATGCCTACATCGTGAAGAACAAGCCCGTGGAGCTGCGCTGCCGCGCCTTCCCCGCCACGCAGATCTACTTCAAGTGTAACGGCGAGTGGGTCAGCCAGAATGACCACGTCATGCAGGAGGGCCTGGATGAGGCCACGG GCCTGCGGGTACGAGAGGTACAGATCGAGGTGTCGCGGCAGCAGGTGGAGGAGCTGTTCGGGCTGGAGGATTACTGGTGCCAGTGCGTGGCCTGGAGCTCCGCGGGCACCACCAAGAGTCGCCGGGCCTACGTCCGCATCGCAT ACCTGCGCAAGAACTTCGATCAGGAGCCTCTGGGCAAGGAGGTGCCCCTGGACCAGGAGGTTCTCCTACAGTGCCGCCCACCAGAGGGCGTGCCTGTGGCTGAG GTAGAATGGCTCAAGAATGAGGACATCATCGACCCCACCCAGGACACCAACTTCCTGCTCACCATCGACCACAACCTCATCATCCGCCAGGCCCGCCTGGCAGATACGGCCAACTACACCTGTGTGGCCAAGAACATCGTGGCCAAGCGTCGCAGCACCACTGCCATGGTCATTGTCTTCG TGAACGGTGGCTGGTCCAGCTGGGCGGAGTGGTCACCCTGCTCCAACCGCTGCGGCCGTGGCTGGCAGAAACGTACACGGACCTGCACCAACCCGGCCCCGCTCAACGGAGGCGCCTTCTGCGAGGGCCAGGCCTTCCAAAAGACCGCCTGCACCACCGTGTGCCCAG TGGACGGAGCGTGGACGGAGTGGAGCAAGTGGTCAGCCTGCAGCACTGAGTGTGCCCACTGGCGCAGCCGCGAGTGCATGGCGCCCCCGCCCCAGAACGGAGGCCGAGACTGCAGCGGGACCCTGCTCGACTCCAAGAACTGCACCGACGGGCTGTGCATACAGA ATAAGAAAACTCTAAGTGACCCCAAAAGCCACC TGCTGGAGACCTCGGGGGACGTGGCGCTGTACGCGGGCCTCGTGGTGTCCATCTTCGTCGTCGTGGGCGTCGtcatggtggtgggggtggtggtttACCGCCGAAACTGCCGGGACTTTGACACGGACATCACCGACTCGTCGGCCGCCCTCACTGGCGGCTTCCACCCCGTCAACTTCAAGACTGCGAGGCCCA ACAATCCACAGCTCCTGCACCCATCCGTGCCTCCGGACCTCACGGCCAGTGCCGGCATCTACCGCGGGCCCGTGTATGCCCTGCAGGACTCCGCCGACAAGATCCCCATGACCAACTCGCCCCTGCTGGACCCCCTGCCCAGTCTCAAGATCAAGGTCTACAACTCCAGCACCACCGGCTCGGGGCCAGGCCTGTCAGATGGGGCTGACCTGCTGGGGGTCCTGCCGCCCGGCACGTATTCCGGCGACTACACCCGGGATGCCCACTTACTGCACCTGCGCAGTGCCAGCCTCGGCTCCCAGCAGCTCCTGGGCCTGCCCCGCGACCCGGGGAGCAGCGTCAGCGGCACTTTTGGCTGCCTGGGTGGGAGGCTCAGCATCCCGGGCACAG GGGTCAGCCTGCTGGTACCCAATGGAGCCATCCCCCAGGGCAAGTTCTACGAGATGTACCTCCTtatcaacaaagcagaaaacacCCT cccGCTTTCAGAAGGGACCCAGACGGTATTGAGCCCCTCAGTGACCTGTGGGCCCACGGGCCTCCTGCTGTGCCGCCCTGTCATCCTCACGGTACCCCACTGTGCTGAAGTCCGTGCCGGAGACTGGATCTTCCAGCTCAAGACCCAGGCCCACCAGGGCCACTGGGAG GAGGTGGTGACCCTGGACGAGGAAACCCTGAACACGCCCTGCTACTGCCAGCTGGAGGCCAGGTCCTGCCACATCCTGTTGGACCAGCTGGGCACCTACGTGTTCACGGGTGAGTCCTATTCCCGCTCGGCAGTCAAGCGTCTCCAGCTGGCCATTTTCGCTCCTgccctctgcacctccctggaGTACAGCCTCAGGGTCTACTGCCTAGAGGACACGCCCGTAGCGCTGAAG GAGGTGCTGGAACTGGAGCGGACCCTGGGTGGCTACCTAGTGGAAGAGCCAAAACCCCTGCTGTTTAAAGACAGTTACCACAATCTGCGCCTGTCTCTGCACGACATCCCCCATGCCCACTGGAGAAGCAAGCTGCTGGCCAAGTACCAG GAGATCCCCTTCTATCACATTTGGAGTGGCAACCAGAAGGCCCTGCACTGCACCTTCACCCTGGAGAGGCACAGCCTGGCCTCCACAGAGCTCTCCTGCAAGATCTGTGTGCGGCAGGTGGAAGGAGAGGGCCAGATCTGCCAGCTGCACACCACGCTGGCAGAG ACACCTGCTGGCTCCCTGGACGCCTTCTGCTCTGCCCCTGGCAGCACGGTCACCACCCAGCTGGGACCCTACGCCTTCAAGATTCCACTGTCCATCCGCCAGAAGATATGCAACAGCCTGGATGCCCCCAACTCGCGGGGCAATGACTGGCGGCTATTGGCGCAGAAGCTCTCCATGGACCG GTACCTGAACTACTTTGCCACCAAAGCAAGCCCCACGGGTGTAATCCTGGACCTCTGGGAAGCTCTGCAGCAGGATGACGGGGACCTCAACAGCCTGGCGAGTGCCTTGGAGGAGATGGGCAAGAGTGAGATGCTGGTGGCCATGGCCACTGACGGGGACTGCTGA
- the UNC5B gene encoding netrin receptor UNC5B isoform X2, whose product MWARSGARGALLLALLLCWDPRLSQAGTDSGSEVLPDSFPSAPAEPLPHFLQEPQDAYIVKNKPVELRCRAFPATQIYFKCNGEWVSQNDHVMQEGLDEATGLRVREVQIEVSRQQVEELFGLEDYWCQCVAWSSAGTTKSRRAYVRIAYLRKNFDQEPLGKEVPLDQEVLLQCRPPEGVPVAEVEWLKNEDIIDPTQDTNFLLTIDHNLIIRQARLADTANYTCVAKNIVAKRRSTTAMVIVFVNGGWSSWAEWSPCSNRCGRGWQKRTRTCTNPAPLNGGAFCEGQAFQKTACTTVCPVDGAWTEWSKWSACSTECAHWRSRECMAPPPQNGGRDCSGTLLDSKNCTDGLCIQMLETSGDVALYAGLVVSIFVVVGVVMVVGVVVYRRNCRDFDTDITDSSAALTGGFHPVNFKTARPNNPQLLHPSVPPDLTASAGIYRGPVYALQDSADKIPMTNSPLLDPLPSLKIKVYNSSTTGSGPGLSDGADLLGVLPPGTYSGDYTRDAHLLHLRSASLGSQQLLGLPRDPGSSVSGTFGCLGGRLSIPGTGVSLLVPNGAIPQGKFYEMYLLINKAENTLPLSEGTQTVLSPSVTCGPTGLLLCRPVILTVPHCAEVRAGDWIFQLKTQAHQGHWEEVVTLDEETLNTPCYCQLEARSCHILLDQLGTYVFTGESYSRSAVKRLQLAIFAPALCTSLEYSLRVYCLEDTPVALKEVLELERTLGGYLVEEPKPLLFKDSYHNLRLSLHDIPHAHWRSKLLAKYQEIPFYHIWSGNQKALHCTFTLERHSLASTELSCKICVRQVEGEGQICQLHTTLAETPAGSLDAFCSAPGSTVTTQLGPYAFKIPLSIRQKICNSLDAPNSRGNDWRLLAQKLSMDRYLNYFATKASPTGVILDLWEALQQDDGDLNSLASALEEMGKSEMLVAMATDGDC is encoded by the exons GCACTGATTCCGGCAGCGAGGTGCTCCCTGACTCCTTCCCCTCGGCGCCGGCTGagcccctgccccacttcctGCAGGAGCCACAGGATGCCTACATCGTGAAGAACAAGCCCGTGGAGCTGCGCTGCCGCGCCTTCCCCGCCACGCAGATCTACTTCAAGTGTAACGGCGAGTGGGTCAGCCAGAATGACCACGTCATGCAGGAGGGCCTGGATGAGGCCACGG GCCTGCGGGTACGAGAGGTACAGATCGAGGTGTCGCGGCAGCAGGTGGAGGAGCTGTTCGGGCTGGAGGATTACTGGTGCCAGTGCGTGGCCTGGAGCTCCGCGGGCACCACCAAGAGTCGCCGGGCCTACGTCCGCATCGCAT ACCTGCGCAAGAACTTCGATCAGGAGCCTCTGGGCAAGGAGGTGCCCCTGGACCAGGAGGTTCTCCTACAGTGCCGCCCACCAGAGGGCGTGCCTGTGGCTGAG GTAGAATGGCTCAAGAATGAGGACATCATCGACCCCACCCAGGACACCAACTTCCTGCTCACCATCGACCACAACCTCATCATCCGCCAGGCCCGCCTGGCAGATACGGCCAACTACACCTGTGTGGCCAAGAACATCGTGGCCAAGCGTCGCAGCACCACTGCCATGGTCATTGTCTTCG TGAACGGTGGCTGGTCCAGCTGGGCGGAGTGGTCACCCTGCTCCAACCGCTGCGGCCGTGGCTGGCAGAAACGTACACGGACCTGCACCAACCCGGCCCCGCTCAACGGAGGCGCCTTCTGCGAGGGCCAGGCCTTCCAAAAGACCGCCTGCACCACCGTGTGCCCAG TGGACGGAGCGTGGACGGAGTGGAGCAAGTGGTCAGCCTGCAGCACTGAGTGTGCCCACTGGCGCAGCCGCGAGTGCATGGCGCCCCCGCCCCAGAACGGAGGCCGAGACTGCAGCGGGACCCTGCTCGACTCCAAGAACTGCACCGACGGGCTGTGCATACAGA TGCTGGAGACCTCGGGGGACGTGGCGCTGTACGCGGGCCTCGTGGTGTCCATCTTCGTCGTCGTGGGCGTCGtcatggtggtgggggtggtggtttACCGCCGAAACTGCCGGGACTTTGACACGGACATCACCGACTCGTCGGCCGCCCTCACTGGCGGCTTCCACCCCGTCAACTTCAAGACTGCGAGGCCCA ACAATCCACAGCTCCTGCACCCATCCGTGCCTCCGGACCTCACGGCCAGTGCCGGCATCTACCGCGGGCCCGTGTATGCCCTGCAGGACTCCGCCGACAAGATCCCCATGACCAACTCGCCCCTGCTGGACCCCCTGCCCAGTCTCAAGATCAAGGTCTACAACTCCAGCACCACCGGCTCGGGGCCAGGCCTGTCAGATGGGGCTGACCTGCTGGGGGTCCTGCCGCCCGGCACGTATTCCGGCGACTACACCCGGGATGCCCACTTACTGCACCTGCGCAGTGCCAGCCTCGGCTCCCAGCAGCTCCTGGGCCTGCCCCGCGACCCGGGGAGCAGCGTCAGCGGCACTTTTGGCTGCCTGGGTGGGAGGCTCAGCATCCCGGGCACAG GGGTCAGCCTGCTGGTACCCAATGGAGCCATCCCCCAGGGCAAGTTCTACGAGATGTACCTCCTtatcaacaaagcagaaaacacCCT cccGCTTTCAGAAGGGACCCAGACGGTATTGAGCCCCTCAGTGACCTGTGGGCCCACGGGCCTCCTGCTGTGCCGCCCTGTCATCCTCACGGTACCCCACTGTGCTGAAGTCCGTGCCGGAGACTGGATCTTCCAGCTCAAGACCCAGGCCCACCAGGGCCACTGGGAG GAGGTGGTGACCCTGGACGAGGAAACCCTGAACACGCCCTGCTACTGCCAGCTGGAGGCCAGGTCCTGCCACATCCTGTTGGACCAGCTGGGCACCTACGTGTTCACGGGTGAGTCCTATTCCCGCTCGGCAGTCAAGCGTCTCCAGCTGGCCATTTTCGCTCCTgccctctgcacctccctggaGTACAGCCTCAGGGTCTACTGCCTAGAGGACACGCCCGTAGCGCTGAAG GAGGTGCTGGAACTGGAGCGGACCCTGGGTGGCTACCTAGTGGAAGAGCCAAAACCCCTGCTGTTTAAAGACAGTTACCACAATCTGCGCCTGTCTCTGCACGACATCCCCCATGCCCACTGGAGAAGCAAGCTGCTGGCCAAGTACCAG GAGATCCCCTTCTATCACATTTGGAGTGGCAACCAGAAGGCCCTGCACTGCACCTTCACCCTGGAGAGGCACAGCCTGGCCTCCACAGAGCTCTCCTGCAAGATCTGTGTGCGGCAGGTGGAAGGAGAGGGCCAGATCTGCCAGCTGCACACCACGCTGGCAGAG ACACCTGCTGGCTCCCTGGACGCCTTCTGCTCTGCCCCTGGCAGCACGGTCACCACCCAGCTGGGACCCTACGCCTTCAAGATTCCACTGTCCATCCGCCAGAAGATATGCAACAGCCTGGATGCCCCCAACTCGCGGGGCAATGACTGGCGGCTATTGGCGCAGAAGCTCTCCATGGACCG GTACCTGAACTACTTTGCCACCAAAGCAAGCCCCACGGGTGTAATCCTGGACCTCTGGGAAGCTCTGCAGCAGGATGACGGGGACCTCAACAGCCTGGCGAGTGCCTTGGAGGAGATGGGCAAGAGTGAGATGCTGGTGGCCATGGCCACTGACGGGGACTGCTGA